In a single window of the Bacteroidota bacterium genome:
- a CDS encoding ABC transporter permease, giving the protein MKNTTSGKYVLSKKLDAYFYGVNKAYRFTQDFFKQVVRRPFHFTEVINQCFEIGLRALPLISLTGFIIGIVFTKQSRPSLEDFGATSWLPSLIGIAIVKALGPLVTALICAGKVGSGIGAELGSMKVTEQIDAMEVSAINPFKYLVVTRVLATLITIPILSFYCSVVALLGAYINVHAEEMTSFLAFFKNAFSTIHFLDLFTAVVKSIIFGFTIGIIGCYKGFYATQGTSGVGKAANEAVVISMFIIFIEEIVIVQIANWIRFF; this is encoded by the coding sequence GTGAAAAATACTACATCAGGTAAATATGTACTTTCCAAAAAGCTTGATGCATACTTCTACGGAGTAAATAAAGCATATAGGTTTACCCAGGATTTTTTTAAACAGGTTGTAAGAAGACCTTTCCATTTTACAGAGGTAATAAATCAATGTTTTGAGATCGGCTTGCGGGCATTACCACTTATTTCATTAACCGGATTTATCATCGGAATTGTTTTTACCAAACAATCGCGGCCATCTCTGGAAGATTTTGGCGCTACTTCCTGGTTGCCCTCACTCATTGGAATTGCAATCGTAAAAGCACTGGGCCCGTTAGTCACTGCTTTGATCTGTGCAGGAAAAGTAGGATCAGGAATTGGGGCTGAACTTGGTTCAATGAAAGTTACTGAACAGATCGATGCAATGGAAGTATCTGCGATCAACCCCTTCAAATACCTGGTCGTTACCCGTGTTCTCGCTACACTCATCACAATTCCAATTCTCTCATTCTATTGTAGTGTAGTTGCACTTCTCGGAGCATATATTAATGTGCATGCAGAAGAAATGACCAGCTTCCTAGCATTTTTCAAAAATGCATTTTCTACAATTCACTTCCTTGATCTTTTTACTGCAGTTGTTAAATCGATCATCTTTGGATTCACAATTGGTATCATCGGTTGTTATAAAGGATTTTATGCAACACAAGGTACAAGTGGTGTTGGTAAAGCGGCAAATGAAGCTGTTGTAATTTCAATGTTCATAATCTTCATCGAAGAAATTGTTATTGTTCAAATCGCTAACTGGATAAGATTCTTTTAA
- a CDS encoding response regulator — MKVEPLRILLADDDNDDCSFFRKALSALSISTELKIVNDGEQLMSELNNKEIKIPDVLFLDLNMPRKTGLECLAEIKRDDRFKDLPVVIFSTSKDEAIIKKVFKAGVHVYIRKPGDFGQLKEIINNALPIASEKIFTTSSVKYILNA; from the coding sequence ATGAAAGTGGAGCCTCTAAGGATATTGCTGGCAGATGATGACAATGATGATTGTTCTTTTTTCAGGAAAGCATTATCTGCATTATCTATTTCAACAGAATTAAAAATTGTAAATGACGGCGAACAATTAATGTCCGAATTAAATAATAAAGAGATTAAAATTCCCGATGTATTATTTCTCGATTTGAATATGCCGCGAAAAACAGGCCTTGAATGTTTAGCTGAAATAAAGAGGGACGATAGATTTAAAGATTTACCTGTTGTTATATTTTCAACATCAAAGGATGAGGCAATAATAAAAAAAGTGTTTAAAGCAGGAGTTCACGTTTACATACGTAAGCCCGGTGATTTTGGTCAATTGAAAGAAATAATAAATAATGCCCTGCCTATAGCATCAGAGAAAATATTCACTACAAGTAGCGTAAAGTATATTCTCAACGCATGA
- a CDS encoding T9SS type A sorting domain-containing protein: MKALSACIALLFILSTTVKGQLDLDDVIVSDPHISSSVSIQNTIQVDPVGWSAEHFVSNNDSLTYRINFQNVGTDTAFDVHIVDILDPTLFEASSIVIVSSSHSFNFWIESFNTLHWDFLQINLPDTSKNEKNSDGYIEFKVRTKPGLPTGTLVLNSAHIYFDQNPPIRTNEVFNTICETGYPAIMISTESDFCKGNIAQFVAHGTVEGSAPVYTWYVNNSYYSNGDSALISGLQNGDVVECVLVSSYLCALPSTVTSNRIISTFMDQPVITEAGGILTAGPAEYYQWFFNQQPMVGETGPSIMPTLNGNYQVIIHDSNGCLSRSAIYVYMNIGVEEIYSSGNIYPNPANDHIVLKGLKNNSVLSIKDISGKTVKNIEIQNDSQENTTVDLKDLVPGIYFVGNSLLATYNAKVVVIH, from the coding sequence ATGAAAGCACTCTCGGCTTGTATTGCTTTGTTATTTATTCTGAGTACAACTGTTAAAGGTCAGTTGGATCTGGATGATGTTATTGTATCAGATCCCCATATCAGCTCTTCGGTTTCAATTCAAAATACTATTCAGGTAGACCCGGTTGGGTGGAGTGCAGAACATTTTGTTTCGAATAACGACAGCCTGACTTATCGAATCAATTTTCAGAATGTTGGTACTGATACAGCTTTTGATGTTCATATAGTTGACATTTTAGATCCGACATTATTTGAAGCATCATCAATAGTAATTGTTTCTTCAAGTCATAGTTTTAATTTCTGGATTGAAAGTTTCAATACTCTACATTGGGATTTTTTACAAATCAATCTTCCTGATACATCGAAAAATGAAAAGAACAGTGATGGTTATATAGAGTTCAAAGTAAGAACAAAACCGGGATTGCCTACAGGAACACTCGTACTGAATTCAGCACATATTTATTTTGATCAGAATCCACCGATAAGAACTAATGAAGTATTCAATACTATCTGTGAAACCGGTTACCCTGCAATTATGATCAGTACAGAGAGTGATTTTTGCAAAGGGAACATTGCACAATTTGTCGCTCACGGAACAGTAGAAGGTTCTGCACCGGTTTATACATGGTATGTAAATAACAGTTATTATTCAAATGGAGACTCGGCATTGATTTCCGGTTTGCAGAATGGGGATGTTGTAGAATGTGTCCTTGTCAGTTCATATTTATGTGCACTTCCATCTACTGTTACCAGTAACCGCATCATCAGTACATTTATGGATCAGCCGGTGATCACGGAAGCAGGAGGAATTCTTACTGCAGGTCCGGCAGAATATTATCAATGGTTCTTTAATCAACAACCAATGGTTGGTGAAACAGGTCCATCAATAATGCCTACACTTAATGGAAATTATCAGGTCATCATTCATGATTCGAATGGTTGCTTATCCCGTTCTGCGATTTATGTTTATATGAATATTGGCGTTGAAGAAATTTATTCTTCCGGTAATATTTATCCTAATCCTGCAAACGATCATATTGTTCTGAAAGGTTTGAAGAACAATTCAGTATTAAGTATAAAAGACATTTCAGGTAAAACTGTAAAAAATATAGAGATCCAAAACGATTCTCAGGAAAACACTACAGTCGATTTAAAAGATCTTGTACCGGGAATTTATTTTGTAGGAAATAGTTTATTGGCAACTTACAATGCAAAGGTTGTTGTAATTCATTAA
- a CDS encoding von Willebrand factor type A domain-containing protein → MKALVQMIIYIMIVCTVSTAQTYEIRGRVHTSNPDEGIPFASIVVYRDTANLFGTTTDIDGNFSIKPDQGGLYNVKATCVGFQPIMMKNILIAVDSVAVVDIVMTIGTQLNQIVIREYKVPLIEKEQIIQAPTRDVNSISSQAAGVYQVNESEPMNIRGSRSDANAYYVDGIKVRGSVTQIPERKVSDNEEYSLITENQFNNVKRRPLSTFSIDVDAASYSNIRRILTAGMLPPKDAVRIEEMINYFNYEYAQPKDQEPISITTEIGNCSWNPEHKLVKIGLKGRSIEAEKLPPNNLVFLIDVSGSMMDENKLPLIKRSFRLLVQQLRPEDKVSIVVYAGSSGLVLSPTSGKEKELIMQKIDVLQAGGSTAGGEGIQLAYDVAKENFMKDGNNRVILATDGDFNVGVSSDAELVSLIEKKRDMGIFLTVLGFGTGNYKDSKMEGLADKGNGNFAYVDNILEAQKVFVKEMGATLNTIAKDVKLQIEFNPVHVKAYRLVGYENRLLADEDFNDDKKDAGELGSGKTVTALYEIIPAKSKESIDNIDTLKYQKTVSQDQIALNEMMTIKFRYKDPKGSESKLIVHPLLAQDETEQKSSEDFRFASSVAEFGMILRDSKFKGKANFKNILTAARESKGIDTDGYRAEFIKLVETAEIVWKASDNVSVK, encoded by the coding sequence ATGAAAGCTTTAGTACAAATGATCATTTATATAATGATCGTCTGCACCGTATCTACAGCGCAGACTTACGAAATTAGAGGCCGGGTTCATACTTCAAATCCGGATGAAGGAATACCATTTGCCAGCATTGTTGTTTATCGCGATACTGCAAATTTGTTTGGAACTACGACAGATATTGACGGAAACTTTTCAATTAAACCGGATCAAGGTGGATTGTATAATGTAAAGGCAACCTGTGTTGGTTTTCAACCCATAATGATGAAAAACATTCTGATAGCTGTTGATTCGGTTGCGGTAGTTGACATTGTTATGACTATTGGCACACAACTAAATCAAATTGTGATTCGGGAATATAAAGTACCACTTATTGAGAAAGAACAAATTATTCAGGCGCCAACCCGAGATGTTAATTCAATAAGTTCCCAGGCAGCAGGAGTTTATCAGGTGAACGAATCAGAGCCAATGAATATCCGTGGTAGTAGAAGTGATGCTAATGCATACTATGTTGATGGTATTAAAGTGAGAGGGTCTGTTACACAAATACCGGAAAGAAAAGTTTCGGACAATGAAGAGTATTCATTGATCACGGAAAACCAATTCAACAATGTTAAACGACGACCCCTGTCTACGTTTTCTATTGATGTAGATGCAGCATCATATAGCAATATCAGAAGAATACTTACTGCAGGAATGTTACCACCAAAAGATGCAGTCCGTATAGAAGAGATGATAAACTATTTTAACTATGAGTATGCTCAGCCAAAAGATCAGGAACCAATAAGCATTACAACAGAGATCGGAAATTGTTCATGGAATCCTGAACACAAACTTGTAAAGATCGGATTGAAAGGCAGATCAATTGAAGCAGAAAAACTTCCGCCAAATAATCTGGTTTTTCTGATCGATGTATCGGGATCTATGATGGATGAAAATAAACTACCATTGATAAAACGTTCATTCAGATTATTAGTACAGCAACTTCGACCTGAAGACAAAGTTTCTATTGTAGTTTATGCCGGAAGTTCCGGTTTAGTTCTCTCGCCAACTTCAGGAAAAGAAAAGGAATTGATTATGCAGAAGATAGATGTTCTTCAAGCCGGAGGTTCAACAGCCGGCGGTGAAGGAATTCAATTAGCTTATGATGTCGCAAAAGAAAATTTCATGAAGGATGGAAATAACCGCGTCATACTTGCGACTGATGGAGATTTTAATGTCGGTGTATCAAGTGATGCAGAACTTGTTTCACTGATTGAAAAGAAAAGAGACATGGGCATATTTCTTACTGTTCTCGGTTTCGGAACGGGGAATTATAAAGACTCTAAAATGGAAGGTCTGGCAGATAAAGGCAATGGAAATTTTGCATATGTTGACAATATTCTGGAAGCACAAAAAGTTTTTGTGAAAGAGATGGGTGCAACGTTGAACACAATTGCAAAGGATGTAAAGCTGCAGATTGAATTCAATCCTGTTCATGTGAAAGCTTACAGACTTGTAGGATATGAAAACAGACTTCTGGCTGACGAAGATTTTAACGACGATAAAAAAGACGCGGGTGAATTAGGTTCAGGAAAAACCGTAACTGCATTGTATGAGATCATTCCTGCTAAAAGTAAAGAGTCGATTGACAATATTGATACTTTAAAATATCAGAAGACAGTATCACAGGATCAAATTGCGTTAAATGAAATGATGACAATTAAGTTTCGTTACAAAGACCCAAAAGGCAGTGAAAGCAAATTGATCGTGCATCCTCTATTGGCACAAGACGAAACTGAACAAAAGAGCAGTGAAGATTTCCGTTTTGCATCATCAGTTGCAGAGTTTGGAATGATTTTACGGGATTCGAAATTTAAAGGCAAAGCAAATTTTAAAAATATTTTAACAGCAGCAAGAGAATCAAAAGGAATTGATACAGACGGCTATCGTGCTGAATTTATAAAATTGGTTGAAACAGCGGAGATTGTTTGGAAAGCGAGTGATAATGTTTCGGTAAAGTAA
- a CDS encoding MCE family protein produces the protein MNESSEKRKVAVGIFVLIGIVFLILGILAIGNINETFKKKISIVAMFDDVSGLQSGNNIWFSGVKIGMVDNLEFYSQSKVKVTMKVEEKAVPYIRKDAFVKVSTDGLIGNKILIIYGGSMEKQVIAEFDTLAVEKSLSSEDVINTLQQNNKNFLSITNDIKLISNKMAAGDGTVGKLLNDNALYDHLNQAAVSLQATSGRAQQLVNSLATFSETLNTPGSLINQLTTDTAVFNSIRNSATNLQRMSDSASTLVSNLNSALSNSKTPAGVLLNDEESGNRLKETLKNLESGSKKLDEDLEALQHNILFRGYFKGKKQ, from the coding sequence ATGAATGAATCTTCTGAAAAAAGAAAAGTAGCTGTTGGAATCTTCGTTTTGATTGGAATTGTTTTTCTGATCCTTGGAATTCTTGCGATCGGAAATATCAATGAAACATTCAAAAAGAAAATTTCTATTGTCGCAATGTTTGATGATGTAAGCGGACTGCAATCAGGGAATAATATCTGGTTTTCAGGTGTGAAGATCGGCATGGTCGATAATCTTGAATTTTATTCACAAAGCAAGGTTAAAGTGACCATGAAAGTAGAAGAGAAAGCTGTTCCTTATATTCGTAAAGATGCATTTGTAAAAGTTAGTACCGATGGATTGATAGGAAATAAGATCCTGATCATTTATGGTGGAAGTATGGAGAAACAGGTGATAGCAGAATTCGATACACTTGCAGTAGAAAAAAGTCTTTCTTCGGAAGATGTTATCAATACACTTCAACAGAATAATAAGAATTTTTTATCTATTACAAACGACATTAAACTTATCAGCAATAAAATGGCTGCCGGTGATGGGACTGTTGGAAAACTATTAAACGATAATGCACTATACGATCACTTGAATCAGGCGGCAGTATCATTACAGGCAACTTCCGGTCGCGCGCAACAACTTGTCAATTCACTTGCAACATTCAGCGAAACATTAAATACTCCCGGTAGTCTGATCAACCAATTGACAACTGATACAGCCGTTTTTAATTCAATTCGCAATTCTGCAACGAATCTGCAACGAATGAGTGATTCTGCAAGTACACTTGTTAGCAATCTCAATTCAGCACTTTCGAATTCAAAAACACCTGCAGGTGTACTACTGAATGACGAGGAATCAGGTAATCGCTTGAAAGAAACATTAAAAAATCTGGAGTCGGGTTCTAAAAAACTTGATGAGGATCTGGAAGCTTTACAACATAATATTCTTTTCCGAGGTTATTTTAAAGGTAAGAAACAGTAA
- a CDS encoding ATP-binding cassette domain-containing protein, with product MMEAQHKINYNEKVISIKDLYKSFGDLHVLKGISLDLHKGENIAVLGKSGTGKSVLIKIISGLLKPDKGEVIVLGKNVDQLTLKELNELRLHIGFSFQNSALYDSMNVKRNLEFPLTMNFPKLTKKEVEKSVDEVLDAVGLKSKLKEMPSSLSGGQRKRIGIARTLILKPQIMLYDEPTAGLDPITSTEINKLINEVQEQYNTSSIIITHDLTCAKATGDRVAMLLDGQFSRTGTFKEVFESSEEVIKEFYNYNFIQ from the coding sequence ATGATGGAAGCCCAACATAAAATAAATTATAACGAAAAGGTTATTTCCATAAAAGATCTTTACAAATCATTTGGAGATCTTCATGTATTGAAAGGTATATCCCTCGATTTACATAAAGGAGAAAATATAGCTGTACTCGGAAAATCAGGTACAGGTAAATCTGTTCTGATAAAAATTATTTCCGGCTTGCTTAAGCCGGATAAAGGAGAAGTAATTGTTTTAGGAAAAAATGTTGATCAGTTAACATTAAAAGAACTGAATGAACTCCGCTTACATATTGGGTTCTCTTTTCAGAACAGTGCGCTCTATGATAGTATGAATGTAAAACGAAATCTTGAATTTCCGCTGACAATGAATTTCCCGAAACTTACAAAGAAGGAAGTTGAAAAATCCGTTGATGAAGTTCTTGATGCTGTCGGACTCAAAAGCAAATTGAAAGAAATGCCTTCGAGTTTATCAGGTGGACAAAGAAAACGTATTGGAATTGCCCGTACATTAATTCTGAAACCACAGATCATGTTGTATGATGAACCAACTGCCGGACTGGATCCGATTACCAGTACAGAGATCAATAAACTGATCAACGAAGTACAAGAACAATATAATACCAGTTCAATAATTATCACGCATGACCTTACATGTGCGAAAGCAACAGGCGACAGGGTTGCAATGTTACTTGATGGACAATTTTCAAGAACCGGGACTTTCAAAGAAGTTTTTGAAAGTAGTGAAGAAGTAATAAAAGAATTTTACAATTATAATTTTATTCAATAA
- a CDS encoding response regulator — protein sequence MKTKLFNILLADDDIDDCSFFKEALEKLSLNTIFNVVNDGEKLMFYLQKLTSELPDVLFLDLNMHRKNGFECLNEIKKNPLLKNLPVIVFSTSFDQERVDMLYESGAQYFMRKPAMFPQLMNAILQALTFIRRDMENAKLSSGTEVARTIAQPDKLHFVLNSQSS from the coding sequence ATGAAAACGAAACTTTTCAATATACTTTTGGCAGATGATGATATAGACGATTGTTCATTTTTCAAGGAAGCACTGGAAAAGCTGTCTTTGAATACAATTTTCAATGTTGTTAATGATGGAGAGAAGCTGATGTTTTATTTGCAGAAGTTGACTTCGGAGCTACCCGATGTTTTATTTCTTGATCTTAACATGCATAGAAAGAACGGATTTGAATGCCTGAATGAAATTAAGAAAAACCCTTTGCTGAAGAATTTACCTGTAATTGTTTTCTCAACATCATTTGATCAGGAAAGAGTTGATATGCTTTATGAAAGTGGAGCTCAGTATTTCATGAGAAAACCTGCAATGTTCCCTCAGCTTATGAATGCTATTTTGCAGGCACTTACTTTTATCAGGAGAGACATGGAAAACGCTAAACTATCATCAGGAACCGAAGTTGCAAGGACCATTGCCCAGCCTGATAAATTGCATTTTGTTCTGAATAGTCAGAGCAGCTAA
- a CDS encoding two-component sensor histidine kinase codes for MDSRKSKELSVANKELAFQNKEKEKRAAELGIANKELAFQNEEKEKRAAELIIANIELAFQNEEKEKRAAELSIANTELAYQNNEKEKRAAELSIANKELAYQNKEKEKRASELGIANKELAFQNEEKEKRAAELIVANKELEAFTYISSHDLQEPLRKIQTLTSIIIEEEYSVLSESGKHNFNRIQLAANRMQLLIEDLLAFSRINATERNFELTDLHTIIDDIIFELKDTIESKHAIIEVKDLCPVSIIAFQFRQLLYNLVSNALKFSLPNVPARILIYSSVLRGSELKGEKFSSEMNYCHIVVKDNGIGFEPYFSERIFEVFQKLHGKEVYAGTGIGLAIVKKIVQNHDGIITATSELNEGATFDIYLPIVEAGSN; via the coding sequence ATGGATTCAAGAAAATCGAAAGAACTAAGTGTTGCAAATAAGGAATTGGCTTTCCAGAACAAAGAGAAAGAAAAACGTGCAGCTGAATTGGGTATTGCGAATAAAGAACTTGCATTTCAGAATGAAGAAAAAGAAAAGAGAGCGGCTGAGTTAATAATAGCTAACATCGAATTGGCATTTCAAAATGAAGAAAAAGAGAAGCGAGCCGCGGAATTAAGTATTGCAAATACTGAGTTAGCATATCAGAATAATGAGAAAGAGAAACGCGCAGCGGAATTAAGTATTGCAAATAAAGAACTTGCTTACCAGAATAAGGAAAAAGAAAAACGGGCATCTGAACTTGGAATTGCAAATAAAGAATTGGCATTTCAAAATGAAGAGAAAGAGAAACGGGCTGCTGAATTGATTGTTGCGAATAAAGAACTTGAGGCTTTCACATATATTTCCAGCCATGACCTCCAGGAGCCTCTAAGAAAGATCCAGACGCTGACTTCAATAATTATTGAAGAAGAGTATTCAGTATTATCAGAAAGTGGAAAGCATAATTTTAACAGAATCCAATTAGCTGCAAACAGAATGCAGTTACTCATTGAAGACTTGCTTGCATTCTCCAGAATAAATGCAACTGAACGCAATTTTGAATTGACGGATCTTCATACAATAATAGACGATATCATATTTGAATTGAAGGATACAATAGAATCAAAACATGCTATCATTGAAGTCAAAGATTTATGTCCGGTAAGTATAATCGCATTTCAATTTCGGCAATTACTTTACAATCTTGTAAGCAATGCACTGAAATTTTCACTTCCTAATGTCCCGGCCCGCATTTTAATTTACAGTTCTGTTCTGCGAGGTAGCGAGCTGAAAGGCGAAAAATTTTCATCTGAAATGAATTACTGCCATATTGTTGTCAAGGATAATGGAATTGGCTTTGAGCCATATTTTAGTGAAAGGATTTTTGAGGTTTTTCAAAAACTTCATGGCAAAGAAGTATATGCAGGAACAGGAATTGGCCTGGCAATTGTTAAAAAAATTGTTCAGAATCATGATGGAATAATTACTGCAACAAGTGAATTAAATGAAGGAGCAACTTTTGATATTTATTTGCCGATAGTTGAAGCCGGTTCTAATTAA